The following proteins are co-located in the Gorilla gorilla gorilla isolate KB3781 chromosome 18, NHGRI_mGorGor1-v2.1_pri, whole genome shotgun sequence genome:
- the LOC101128806 gene encoding LOW QUALITY PROTEIN: large ribosomal subunit protein eL15-like (The sequence of the model RefSeq protein was modified relative to this genomic sequence to represent the inferred CDS: substituted 2 bases at 2 genomic stop codons) → MGAYKYIHELWRKKQSDVMSFLLRVHCWQYHQLSALHRPPRPTRPDKVHQLGYKIKQGYVIYGIRILRDGRKCSVPKGATYGKPVHHGINXSLQLIAEEXVGRHCGALRVLNSYWMGEDFTHTFFEVILIDPFHKAIGRNPNTQRITKPVHKHKEMRGLACAGQKSHGLGKGRKFHHTIGGSCRAAWRRRNTLNLHCYH, encoded by the coding sequence ATGGGTGCATACAAGTACATCCACGAGCTGTGGAGGAAGAAGCAGTCTGATGTCATGAGCTTTCTTCTGAGGGTCCACTGCTGGCAGTACCACCAGCTCTCTGCTCTCCACAGGCCTCCCCGCCCCACCCGGCCCGATAAAGTGCACCAACTGGGCTACAAGATCAAGCAAGGTTATGTTATATATGGGATTCGTATTCTCCGTGATGGCCGAAAATGCTCAGTTCCTAAGGGTGCAACTTACGGCAAGCCTGTCCATCATGGTATTAACTGAAGCCTACAGTTGATTGCAGAGGAGTGAGTTGGACGCCACTGTGGGGCTCTAAGAGTTCTGAATTCTTACTGGATGGGTGAAGAtttcacacacacattttttgagGTTATCCTCATTGATCCATTCCATAAAGCTATCGGAAGAAATCCTAACACCCAGCGGATCACCAAACCAGTCCACAAGCACAAGGAGATGCGTGGCCTGGCATGTGCAGGCCAAAAGAGCCATGGCCTTGGAAAGGGCCGTAAGTTCCACCACACTATTGGTGGTTCTTGCCGGGCAGCTTGGAGAAGGCGCAATACTCTCAATCTCCACTGTTACCACTAA